The following are from one region of the Stenotrophomonas lactitubi genome:
- a CDS encoding PhzF family phenazine biosynthesis protein, which translates to MSARRFLQLDVFSPRPGAGNPLAVVLDAEGLDDAAMQAIARWTRLPETTFVFPPQAPGSSYRLRMFSPQKEVPFAGHPSVGTAHAVLQAGIAVPVDGVLVQDGIAGALPLRVTGEGAQQRIAIRTPRAQLAETAVADDPRLQPALQGWPLGTLPPARMQGGRSWWVVQVADEAALRALRPDWDAIATLAESTDSMGVFAYAFADGSDGYDLAVRAFVGNGRRFEDAASGAANAVLAAWLDLRDALPRGRQPFEVSQGREVGHDARLTLLVDEDGEVWSGGQVQTVISGTIDW; encoded by the coding sequence ATGTCCGCACGCCGTTTCCTGCAGCTGGATGTGTTTTCCCCGCGCCCGGGCGCTGGCAATCCGCTGGCTGTCGTGCTCGATGCCGAAGGCCTGGACGATGCAGCGATGCAGGCCATCGCCCGCTGGACCCGCCTGCCCGAAACCACCTTCGTGTTCCCGCCACAGGCGCCCGGCAGCAGCTATCGGCTGCGCATGTTCAGCCCGCAGAAGGAAGTGCCGTTCGCGGGCCATCCCAGCGTCGGCACTGCCCACGCGGTGCTGCAGGCAGGCATCGCCGTGCCGGTTGACGGAGTACTGGTGCAGGACGGGATCGCCGGGGCGTTGCCACTGCGCGTGACCGGCGAAGGCGCCCAGCAGCGCATCGCGATCCGTACGCCGCGTGCACAGCTGGCCGAGACCGCGGTTGCCGACGATCCGCGCCTGCAGCCCGCCCTGCAGGGCTGGCCGCTGGGTACGCTGCCACCTGCGCGCATGCAGGGCGGTCGAAGCTGGTGGGTCGTGCAGGTTGCGGACGAAGCCGCGTTGCGCGCCCTGCGCCCCGATTGGGACGCGATCGCCACGCTGGCTGAATCGACCGACAGCATGGGTGTGTTCGCCTATGCCTTTGCCGATGGCAGCGACGGTTACGACCTGGCCGTACGCGCCTTCGTCGGCAATGGACGCCGCTTCGAGGATGCCGCTTCGGGCGCGGCCAACGCCGTACTGGCGGCCTGGCTGGATCTGCGTGATGCCCTGCCGCGCGGCCGCCAGCCCTTCGAAGTCAGCCAAGGCCGCGAAGTCGGCCACGATGCGCGCCTGACCCTGCTGGTCGACGAAGACGGCGAGGTCTGGTCCGGTGGCCAGGTGCAGACGGTGATTTCCGGCACCATCGACTGGTGA
- a CDS encoding DUF3861 family protein has protein sequence MASPSTRYRISVTPIEKDGHQCTGRCTIELEHRASRDLMRLLESAPRTAGLSGDERATLVVATQLLRDIVQRHADTDGHALAAISAQVLPALDALEQLPSSR, from the coding sequence ATGGCCAGCCCCTCCACCCGCTACCGGATCTCGGTGACCCCGATCGAAAAGGACGGGCACCAGTGCACCGGGCGCTGCACCATCGAACTGGAACACCGTGCCAGCCGCGACCTGATGCGCCTGCTGGAATCAGCCCCGCGCACGGCAGGCCTGAGCGGCGACGAACGTGCCACGCTGGTGGTGGCCACCCAGCTGCTGCGTGACATCGTGCAGCGCCATGCAGACACCGACGGCCATGCACTGGCAGCGATTTCCGCACAGGTGCTGCCGGCATTGGATGCGCTGGAGCAGCTTCCCTCTTCGCGCTGA
- a CDS encoding SUF system Fe-S cluster assembly regulator — protein MLRVTKLTDYATVVLTVLAARPGEVLSATELAEFTGLEPPTVSKVLKPLAQAGLVEGLRGVRGGYRLTRPSIEISLFEVVEAMEGPLALTECSHDHHQCGMAPKCGARSSWRLINDVVSEALRDVSLAQILPPLPLVDEEQRRTIAVDVVS, from the coding sequence ATGTTGCGCGTCACCAAGCTCACCGATTACGCCACCGTCGTACTGACCGTGCTCGCCGCCCGTCCGGGCGAGGTGCTCAGTGCCACCGAGCTGGCCGAATTCACCGGTCTGGAGCCGCCCACCGTCAGCAAGGTGCTCAAGCCACTGGCCCAGGCCGGCCTGGTCGAAGGCCTGCGCGGCGTCCGCGGCGGCTACCGGCTGACCCGCCCATCGATCGAGATCTCGCTGTTTGAAGTGGTTGAAGCCATGGAAGGGCCGTTGGCCCTGACCGAGTGCAGCCACGACCACCACCAGTGCGGCATGGCGCCCAAGTGCGGCGCACGCAGCAGCTGGCGGCTGATCAACGACGTGGTCTCCGAGGCCCTGCGCGATGTCAGCCTGGCGCAGATCCTGCCCCCTCTTCCCCTTGTCGACGAAGAACAGCGCCGCACCATCGCTGTCGACGTCGTCTCCTGA
- a CDS encoding type 1 glutamine amidotransferase domain-containing protein gives MAQRLRGKQIAILATHGFEQSELIEPKHLLEAEGARVSVVSPAKEASIKGWKDKDWGDSVAVDQPLDGADAGRFDALVLPGGVINPDTLRTNEAVLDFIRSMAEAGKPVAAICHGPWLLINSGLAKGHEVTSWPSLQQDLANAGARWRDAEVVVDGNLITSRKPADIPAFSEAVVKALAA, from the coding sequence ATGGCACAGCGTCTTCGCGGCAAGCAGATCGCCATTCTCGCCACGCATGGTTTCGAGCAGTCTGAACTGATCGAGCCCAAGCACCTGCTGGAAGCGGAGGGCGCGCGCGTCAGCGTGGTGTCGCCGGCCAAAGAGGCCAGCATCAAGGGCTGGAAGGACAAGGACTGGGGTGATTCGGTCGCCGTGGATCAGCCGCTGGATGGCGCTGATGCCGGCCGCTTCGATGCGCTGGTACTGCCCGGTGGCGTGATCAATCCGGATACCCTGCGCACCAACGAAGCAGTACTGGATTTCATCCGCAGCATGGCCGAGGCCGGCAAGCCGGTGGCGGCGATCTGCCACGGCCCCTGGCTGCTGATCAACAGCGGGCTGGCGAAGGGGCACGAGGTAACCTCGTGGCCGTCGCTGCAGCAGGATCTGGCCAATGCCGGCGCGCGCTGGCGCGACGCGGAAGTGGTGGTGGACGGCAACCTGATCACCAGCCGCAAGCCCGCAGACATTCCGGCCTTCAGCGAGGCGGTGGTGAAGGCGCTGGCGGCGTGA
- the sufB gene encoding Fe-S cluster assembly protein SufB, with amino-acid sequence MATETIETVASDDTPNREIHEQLGRKYSAGFITDIESDSLPAGLDEDTIRALSAKKEEPEWMTQWRLDAYRHFLTMPMPNWAKLQIAPIDLQALSYYSAPKGPKYASLDDVPKELLDTYDKLGVPLHERAKLAGVAVDAVFDSVSVGTTFRKELAEKGVIFCSMSEAIKEHPELVRQYLGTVVPVGDNYFAALNSAVFSDGSFVFIPKGVRCPMELSTYFRINAGHTGQFERTLIICEDKAYVSYLEGCTAPMRDENQLHAAVVELVALDDAEIKYSTVQNWYPGDENGVGGIYNFVTKRAECRGARSKVTWTQVETGSAITWKYPSCVLLGDDSVGEFHSVALTHHRQQADTGTKMIHVGKRTKSKIISKGISAGRGQNTYRGLVKVDRNADGARNYTQCDSLLIGKQCGAHTFPYIEVKNPGATVEHEATTSKISDDQLFYCRARGISQEDAVSMIVDGFCKQVFRELPMEFAVEAKKLLEVSLEGSVG; translated from the coding sequence ATGGCCACCGAAACCATCGAAACCGTCGCCAGCGACGACACCCCCAACCGCGAGATCCATGAGCAGCTCGGCCGCAAGTATTCGGCCGGCTTCATCACGGACATCGAGTCGGACTCCCTTCCCGCCGGCCTGGACGAGGACACCATCCGCGCCCTGTCGGCGAAGAAGGAAGAGCCGGAATGGATGACGCAGTGGCGCCTGGACGCCTACCGCCACTTCCTGACCATGCCGATGCCGAACTGGGCCAAGCTGCAGATCGCCCCGATCGACCTGCAGGCGCTCAGCTACTACTCCGCGCCGAAGGGCCCGAAGTACGCCTCGCTGGATGACGTGCCGAAGGAACTGCTGGACACCTACGACAAGCTGGGCGTGCCGCTGCACGAACGCGCCAAGCTGGCCGGCGTGGCCGTGGATGCGGTGTTCGATTCGGTCTCCGTCGGTACCACCTTCCGCAAGGAGCTGGCCGAGAAGGGCGTGATCTTCTGCTCGATGTCCGAAGCCATCAAGGAACACCCGGAACTGGTGCGCCAGTACCTGGGCACCGTGGTGCCGGTGGGCGACAACTATTTCGCCGCGCTCAATTCGGCGGTGTTCTCCGATGGCAGCTTCGTGTTCATCCCCAAGGGCGTGCGTTGCCCGATGGAACTGAGCACTTACTTCCGCATCAACGCCGGCCACACCGGCCAGTTCGAGCGCACGCTGATCATCTGCGAGGACAAGGCGTACGTGTCCTACCTGGAAGGCTGCACCGCGCCGATGCGCGATGAGAACCAGCTGCACGCCGCGGTGGTCGAGCTGGTGGCGCTGGACGATGCCGAGATCAAGTACTCCACCGTGCAGAACTGGTACCCCGGCGACGAGAACGGCGTCGGCGGCATCTACAACTTCGTCACCAAGCGTGCCGAATGCCGTGGCGCGCGCAGCAAGGTCACCTGGACCCAGGTCGAGACCGGCTCGGCGATCACCTGGAAATACCCGTCCTGCGTGCTGCTGGGCGACGACTCGGTGGGCGAGTTCCACTCGGTGGCACTGACCCACCATCGCCAGCAGGCCGACACCGGCACCAAGATGATCCACGTCGGCAAGCGCACCAAGAGCAAGATCATCAGCAAGGGCATCAGCGCCGGCCGCGGCCAGAACACCTACCGCGGCCTGGTGAAGGTCGACCGCAATGCCGACGGCGCGCGCAACTACACCCAGTGCGATTCGCTGCTGATCGGCAAGCAGTGCGGCGCCCACACCTTCCCCTACATCGAGGTGAAGAACCCGGGTGCCACCGTCGAGCACGAGGCCACCACCTCGAAGATATCCGACGACCAGCTGTTCTACTGCCGCGCCCGTGGCATCAGCCAGGAAGACGCGGTGTCGATGATCGTCGACGGCTTCTGCAAGCAGGTGTTCCGCGAACTGCCGATGGAATTTGCAGTGGAAGCCAAGAAGCTGCTGGAAGTCTCGCTGGAAGGTTCGGTGGGCTGA
- a CDS encoding DUF1439 domain-containing protein, whose product MRLRSLMTRLAASTVLIAAAIGAQAAPSISGRELAVGASDVQQYLDGSFPRTQDALGGLIALTMSHPQLSLPAGERLNLGMDVALATAGGNPAKLGTVKLSSGLRYDAQTQGFHLQQPTVDDFTPANQGGRLDSRTRGLLNAWLSDYAQREPIYKLDPAVAGLLGALQVQSAQVKNGKLVVTFNQNLGNLVPAGVLGQ is encoded by the coding sequence ATGCGCCTGCGTTCCCTGATGACCCGCCTTGCCGCCTCGACCGTGCTGATTGCTGCCGCGATCGGCGCGCAGGCCGCCCCTTCGATCTCCGGTCGTGAACTGGCGGTTGGCGCCAGCGACGTGCAGCAGTATCTGGACGGCAGCTTCCCGCGCACCCAGGACGCACTGGGCGGCCTGATCGCGCTGACCATGAGCCACCCGCAGCTGAGCCTGCCGGCAGGCGAGCGATTGAACCTTGGCATGGACGTGGCGCTGGCCACCGCGGGCGGCAACCCGGCCAAGCTGGGCACGGTGAAGCTCAGCAGCGGCCTGCGCTATGACGCGCAGACCCAGGGCTTCCACCTGCAGCAGCCGACCGTAGATGATTTCACCCCGGCCAACCAGGGCGGCCGTCTCGACTCGCGTACCCGCGGCCTGCTGAACGCATGGCTGAGCGACTATGCCCAGCGCGAACCGATCTACAAGCTGGACCCGGCCGTGGCCGGCCTGCTCGGCGCTCTGCAGGTGCAGTCGGCGCAGGTGAAGAACGGCAAGCTGGTGGTGACCTTCAACCAGAACCTGGGCAACCTGGTGCCGGCCGGCGTGCTCGGCCAATAG
- the sufC gene encoding Fe-S cluster assembly ATPase SufC, whose product MLKIENLHARIGDKEILKGLSLDVKPGQVHAIMGPNGAGKSTLGNVLAGRDGYEVTEGSVQFEGVDLLDQDPEARAAAGLFLAFQYPVEIPGVNNTYFLRAALNAQRKARGEEELDSMQFLKLVRQKLAVLHLKDELLHRGVNEGFSGGEKKRNEIFQLAVLEPKLAILDETDSGLDIDALKSVADGVNALRSADRSFLVITHYQRLLDYIKPDVVHVLADGRIVKSGGPELALELEAHGYDFLKDRVVPEAAV is encoded by the coding sequence ATGCTGAAGATCGAAAACCTCCACGCCCGCATCGGCGACAAGGAAATCCTCAAGGGCCTGTCCCTGGACGTGAAGCCCGGCCAGGTGCACGCCATCATGGGCCCCAACGGCGCCGGCAAGTCCACCCTGGGCAATGTCCTGGCCGGCCGTGACGGCTATGAGGTCACCGAAGGCAGCGTGCAGTTCGAAGGCGTCGACCTGCTCGACCAGGACCCGGAAGCGCGCGCCGCTGCCGGCCTGTTCCTGGCGTTCCAGTACCCGGTGGAAATCCCCGGCGTGAACAACACCTACTTCCTGCGCGCCGCGCTCAACGCCCAGCGCAAGGCACGCGGCGAGGAAGAGCTCGATTCCATGCAGTTCCTCAAGCTGGTTCGGCAGAAGCTGGCCGTGCTGCACCTGAAGGACGAACTGCTGCACCGTGGCGTCAACGAAGGCTTCTCCGGTGGCGAGAAGAAGCGCAACGAGATCTTCCAGCTGGCCGTGCTTGAGCCGAAGCTGGCGATCCTGGACGAAACCGATTCGGGCCTGGACATCGATGCGCTGAAGAGCGTGGCCGACGGCGTCAACGCGCTGCGCAGCGCGGACCGCTCGTTCCTGGTCATCACCCACTACCAGCGTCTGCTGGACTACATCAAGCCGGACGTGGTGCACGTGCTGGCCGATGGCCGCATCGTCAAGAGCGGTGGCCCGGAACTGGCGCTGGAACTGGAAGCGCACGGCTATGACTTCCTGAAGGACCGGGTCGTGCCCGAGGCGGCGGTCTGA
- a CDS encoding HU family DNA-binding protein has protein sequence MAKTAKKAAPKKAVKKVATKAAAAKPAAPKPIKEVLTKSGLVAHIAEVSGVVAKDVRAVLASLEGAVAASVHKKGAGSFTLPGLLKISTVNVAAKPKRKGINPFTKEEQWFAAKPATTKLKVRPLKKLKDAAL, from the coding sequence ATGGCAAAGACCGCTAAGAAGGCTGCCCCGAAGAAGGCAGTGAAGAAAGTCGCGACGAAGGCTGCCGCCGCCAAGCCGGCCGCTCCGAAGCCGATCAAGGAAGTGCTGACCAAGTCGGGCCTGGTTGCACACATCGCTGAAGTCTCCGGCGTTGTCGCCAAGGACGTCCGCGCTGTGCTGGCCTCGCTGGAAGGCGCTGTCGCCGCTTCGGTGCACAAGAAGGGCGCAGGCTCGTTCACCCTGCCGGGCCTGCTGAAGATCAGCACCGTCAATGTGGCAGCCAAGCCGAAGCGCAAGGGCATCAACCCGTTCACCAAGGAAGAGCAGTGGTTCGCCGCCAAGCCGGCCACCACCAAGCTCAAGGTTCGCCCGCTGAAGAAGCTCAAGGACGCTGCGCTCTAA
- a CDS encoding cysteine desulfurase yields MNLSTPRPIEAPADAPDWARVRLDFPLLMREVHGKPLVYFDNANTGQKPVQVIGAVDEFYRRYNANVSRAVHALGTEATDAYEGARNKLARFLNVRSNDLVLCSGTTFAINLVAYSWALPRLKAGDVILVSRMEHHANIVPWQLVAQRTGATIRVAEITPDGALDLDALRAAMTPEVKLLAVAHVSNVLGTINPVREICREARKRGIVTVVDGSQAAPHRKVDVTAIGCDFYAITGHKMCGPTGTGALWARREHLDAMPPFLGGGEMIKEVSFDGTVFNDAPHKFEAGTPNIAGFIGLGVAADYLQNVGLDHVEAREAELLAHFTEELRRVDGLRIIGEAPEKAAVVSFLIDGAHAHDLATLLDLEGVAVRSGQHCAHPLLQYYGVAATCRASLAFYNTHEEIERFMVALTKVRKLLG; encoded by the coding sequence ATGAACCTGTCCACCCCGCGACCGATCGAAGCACCCGCCGACGCCCCCGACTGGGCGCGCGTGCGCCTGGACTTCCCGCTGCTGATGCGCGAAGTGCACGGCAAGCCGCTGGTCTATTTCGACAACGCCAACACCGGCCAGAAGCCGGTGCAGGTGATCGGCGCAGTGGACGAGTTCTACCGTCGCTACAACGCCAACGTCAGCCGTGCGGTGCACGCGCTGGGTACCGAGGCCACCGACGCCTACGAAGGCGCACGCAACAAGCTGGCCCGTTTCCTCAACGTGCGCAGCAATGATCTGGTGCTGTGCAGCGGCACCACCTTTGCCATCAATCTCGTTGCCTACTCCTGGGCCCTGCCGCGACTGAAGGCCGGTGACGTGATCCTGGTTTCGCGCATGGAACACCACGCCAACATCGTGCCGTGGCAGCTGGTCGCCCAGCGCACCGGCGCGACCATCCGCGTGGCCGAGATCACTCCCGACGGCGCGCTGGACCTGGACGCGCTGCGCGCGGCGATGACCCCCGAGGTCAAGCTGCTGGCCGTGGCCCATGTCTCCAACGTGCTCGGCACCATCAACCCGGTGCGCGAGATCTGTCGCGAAGCGCGCAAGCGCGGCATCGTCACCGTGGTCGACGGCTCGCAGGCCGCACCGCACCGCAAGGTCGATGTCACCGCGATCGGCTGCGACTTCTACGCCATCACCGGCCACAAGATGTGCGGCCCGACCGGTACCGGCGCGCTGTGGGCGCGTCGCGAGCACCTGGACGCGATGCCACCGTTCCTGGGTGGCGGCGAGATGATCAAGGAAGTCAGCTTCGACGGCACCGTGTTCAACGATGCCCCGCACAAGTTCGAAGCCGGCACCCCCAACATCGCCGGCTTCATCGGCCTGGGCGTGGCGGCGGACTATCTGCAGAACGTCGGTCTGGACCACGTGGAAGCGCGCGAAGCCGAGCTGCTGGCGCACTTCACCGAAGAGCTGCGCCGGGTCGATGGCCTGCGCATCATCGGCGAGGCACCGGAAAAGGCAGCAGTGGTGTCGTTCCTGATCGACGGTGCGCACGCGCACGACCTGGCCACGCTGCTGGATCTGGAAGGCGTGGCCGTGCGTTCGGGCCAGCACTGCGCGCATCCGCTGCTGCAGTACTACGGCGTGGCCGCGACCTGCCGTGCGTCGTTGGCGTTCTACAACACGCATGAAGAGATCGAGCGGTTCATGGTGGCGTTGACGAAGGTGCGGAAGTTGCTGGGCTGA
- a CDS encoding SET domain-containing protein — MPKKIQARKSAIHGNGVFSVAPIKQGERVIQYKGLLRSHGDVDADDSGDVESGHTFLFTLNDDWVIDANYKGNDARWINHSCDPNCEAVIEENEDGDTRGDKVFIEALRDIKAGEELTYNYGITLAERHTAKLKKIWECRCGSPKCTGTMLQPKR, encoded by the coding sequence ATGCCCAAGAAGATCCAAGCCCGCAAGTCCGCCATCCACGGCAACGGTGTGTTTTCCGTGGCCCCGATCAAGCAGGGCGAGCGCGTGATCCAGTACAAGGGCCTGCTGCGCAGCCACGGCGATGTCGATGCCGATGACAGTGGCGATGTGGAAAGCGGCCATACCTTCCTGTTCACCCTCAACGACGACTGGGTGATCGATGCCAACTACAAGGGCAACGACGCGCGCTGGATCAACCACAGCTGCGACCCGAACTGCGAGGCGGTGATCGAGGAAAACGAGGACGGTGACACCCGCGGCGACAAGGTGTTCATCGAGGCGCTGCGCGATATCAAGGCGGGCGAAGAACTGACCTACAACTACGGCATCACCCTGGCCGAGCGGCATACGGCCAAGCTGAAGAAGATCTGGGAGTGCCGCTGCGGTTCGCCCAAGTGCACCGGCACGATGCTGCAGCCCAAGCGCTGA
- the sufD gene encoding Fe-S cluster assembly protein SufD, whose product MSALLDSMAQAFCGSDARREVLDSVLRDGLPGARSESWKYTSLRQLERRSFAAAPLTPALLDAAVLEDIPAPRLVFVNGRLNDALSDVQGLPAGVQLETLSSALAAGEDAVRFLGRRYERSDEVFARLNAALADEGVVLRVDDGVQVEVPLQLVFASVAGDTDLAWHHRHLIELRAGASLGVVEHRFSVGDSAHLDNTVLHAHVAHDAVLKHARVQAGSARQTSFLRTDAVLAKDAQYHRVDLELGAALSRHELNVRLEGDNAQLTANGVLLGNGRRHVDTRLGIDHIARDTSAELQWRGVAANRSRVVFHGGIQIRAGADGTDANLSNKNLLLSADAEIDTQPTLVIDADEVKAAHGATVGQLDANALFYLRSRGLPQAQAQALLSAAFCHEPLKVLPEALREQLARRLDKALAEAGVA is encoded by the coding sequence ATGAGCGCCCTGCTCGACTCCATGGCCCAGGCCTTCTGCGGCAGCGATGCGCGCCGCGAAGTGCTCGACAGCGTGCTGCGCGACGGCCTGCCCGGCGCACGCAGCGAAAGCTGGAAGTACACCTCGCTGCGCCAGCTGGAGCGCCGCAGCTTTGCGGCCGCACCGTTGACCCCGGCGCTGCTGGATGCCGCCGTGCTGGAGGACATCCCGGCGCCGCGCCTGGTGTTCGTCAATGGCCGCCTCAACGACGCGCTGAGCGACGTGCAGGGCCTGCCGGCCGGCGTGCAGCTGGAAACGCTGTCTTCCGCACTGGCCGCTGGCGAGGATGCCGTACGCTTCCTCGGCCGCCGCTATGAGCGCAGTGACGAAGTATTCGCCCGCCTCAACGCTGCCCTCGCCGATGAAGGCGTGGTGCTGCGCGTGGACGACGGCGTGCAGGTCGAGGTGCCGCTGCAGCTGGTGTTCGCCAGCGTCGCCGGCGACACCGACCTGGCCTGGCATCACCGGCACCTGATCGAACTGCGTGCGGGCGCCAGCCTGGGCGTGGTCGAGCATCGCTTCAGCGTGGGTGACTCGGCGCATCTGGACAACACCGTGCTGCACGCCCACGTCGCCCACGACGCCGTGCTCAAGCACGCCCGCGTGCAGGCTGGCAGCGCGCGCCAGACCAGCTTCCTGCGCACCGACGCGGTACTGGCCAAGGACGCGCAGTACCACCGCGTGGACCTGGAGCTGGGCGCCGCACTCAGCCGCCACGAACTGAACGTGCGTCTGGAAGGCGACAACGCCCAGTTGACCGCCAATGGCGTGCTGCTCGGCAACGGCCGTCGCCACGTCGATACCCGCCTGGGCATCGACCACATTGCCCGCGACACCAGCGCCGAGCTGCAGTGGCGTGGCGTGGCGGCCAATCGCAGCCGCGTGGTGTTCCATGGCGGCATCCAGATCCGTGCCGGCGCCGATGGCACCGACGCCAACCTGTCCAACAAGAATCTGCTGCTGTCGGCCGACGCCGAAATCGATACCCAGCCGACGCTGGTGATCGACGCCGACGAAGTGAAGGCCGCACACGGTGCCACCGTCGGCCAGCTCGACGCCAACGCGCTGTTCTACCTGCGCTCGCGCGGCCTGCCGCAGGCCCAGGCGCAGGCGCTGCTGAGCGCCGCGTTCTGCCACGAGCCGCTGAAGGTGCTGCCGGAAGCGCTGCGCGAGCAGCTGGCACGTCGGCTGGACAAGGCACTGGCCGAGGCGGGCGTGGCATGA
- a CDS encoding PhzF family phenazine biosynthesis protein has translation MTAYRYLQLDVFAHHPGTGNPLGVVFDADGLSTDRMQALAAWLNLSETVFFLRPTDAGADYHIRIFTPASELPFAGHPSVGAAWAAVTCGLVQPRDGTLVQQCAAGLLPVQVAGPANAPTIRLASPAARLLPTAPGAVPEVLRAVIAEGQGAELWENGPRWWLLPLRDADAVRTLVPDMAALRDWSMATDALGVAVFALEPGADHDLVVRAFCPADAPNVPEDPVTGSVNALIGAWLRQRNALPGKNGSYVASQGREVGRDGRVQITVDAQGTVWIGGQVQPVIDGHIRG, from the coding sequence ATGACCGCCTACCGCTACCTGCAGCTCGATGTCTTCGCCCATCACCCCGGTACCGGCAACCCGCTCGGTGTCGTGTTCGACGCGGATGGGCTGTCCACCGACCGCATGCAGGCCCTTGCTGCCTGGCTGAACCTGTCCGAGACCGTGTTCTTCCTGCGCCCCACCGATGCCGGCGCCGACTACCACATCCGCATCTTCACCCCTGCCAGCGAGCTGCCCTTCGCCGGCCATCCCAGCGTGGGCGCCGCCTGGGCCGCGGTCACCTGCGGCCTTGTGCAGCCACGCGACGGGACCCTGGTACAGCAGTGCGCGGCCGGCCTGCTGCCGGTGCAGGTCGCCGGCCCGGCCAACGCGCCCACCATCCGGCTGGCCAGCCCAGCGGCGCGCCTGCTGCCGACAGCACCGGGCGCCGTCCCGGAAGTGCTGCGCGCCGTCATCGCCGAGGGCCAGGGCGCCGAACTCTGGGAAAACGGCCCGCGCTGGTGGCTGCTGCCGTTGCGCGATGCCGACGCCGTACGCACGCTGGTACCGGACATGGCGGCCCTGCGCGACTGGAGCATGGCCACCGATGCGCTCGGCGTAGCGGTGTTCGCGCTCGAACCCGGTGCCGACCATGATCTGGTGGTGCGTGCGTTCTGCCCTGCCGATGCGCCCAACGTACCCGAGGATCCGGTGACCGGCAGCGTCAACGCGCTGATCGGCGCCTGGCTGCGGCAGCGCAATGCCCTGCCCGGCAAGAACGGGAGCTATGTGGCCAGCCAGGGCCGCGAGGTCGGTCGCGACGGCCGCGTCCAGATCACCGTCGACGCGCAGGGCACGGTATGGATCGGTGGCCAGGTGCAGCCGGTGATCGACGGCCACATCCGCGGGTAG
- a CDS encoding OsmC family protein has product MGISRHATAHWEGDLKSGKGQLSTPQSGLLDKTRYGFNSRFGDEKGTNPEELIAAAHAGCFTMALSAKLGEAGFTPTSLDTEAKVDLSMEGGPQLSQIRLKVKAVVPGIDATQFRAIADDAKQNCPVSKALSAVPISLEAELG; this is encoded by the coding sequence ATGGGAATCTCGCGACACGCTACCGCGCATTGGGAAGGCGACCTGAAGTCGGGCAAGGGCCAGTTGAGCACGCCACAGAGCGGCCTGCTGGACAAAACCCGCTATGGCTTCAACAGCCGTTTCGGTGATGAAAAGGGCACCAATCCCGAAGAGCTGATCGCCGCCGCGCACGCCGGTTGTTTCACCATGGCGCTGTCGGCCAAGCTGGGCGAAGCCGGTTTCACCCCGACCTCGCTGGATACCGAAGCCAAGGTCGACCTGTCGATGGAAGGCGGCCCGCAGCTGTCGCAGATCCGGCTGAAAGTGAAGGCGGTGGTGCCAGGAATCGATGCGACGCAATTCCGCGCGATCGCCGATGACGCCAAGCAGAACTGCCCGGTTTCCAAGGCACTGAGCGCAGTGCCGATCAGTCTGGAAGCCGAGCTGGGCTGA